In the Actinomycetota bacterium genome, one interval contains:
- a CDS encoding IclR family transcriptional regulator: MPPTEAEAPAQTIAAIDRATDVLAMFADSPEPTLGVTEIATALNLSKAVVYRILSSFRAKGFVELDESTRRYSLGPRVLHLGLSYLRRTDVQRLARPHLERLSRESDETATLSVRTDGTRVYVDQVTPVRDVKMVVQLGLAVPLHAGASSKAFLAFLDEEEQAAYLDGPLAGLTAATVTDPRALRRELDEIRSRGYAASAGERMEGAASVAAPVFGFDGRPVAVISVCGPAERFAGTAERAAGLLLDATTQLSHQLGHVPT; encoded by the coding sequence ATGCCCCCCACGGAGGCGGAGGCTCCCGCCCAGACGATCGCCGCGATCGACCGCGCCACCGACGTCCTGGCCATGTTCGCCGACTCACCCGAGCCGACCCTCGGCGTGACCGAGATCGCCACCGCGCTCAACCTGTCCAAGGCGGTCGTCTACAGGATCCTGTCCTCGTTCCGGGCGAAGGGGTTCGTCGAGCTGGACGAGTCCACCCGGCGCTACTCGCTCGGCCCCCGGGTGCTGCACCTGGGGCTCTCCTACCTGCGCAGGACCGATGTCCAGAGGCTGGCCCGTCCTCACCTGGAGAGGCTGTCCCGGGAGTCCGACGAGACGGCGACCCTGTCCGTCCGCACGGACGGCACCCGGGTGTACGTCGACCAGGTGACTCCCGTCCGGGACGTGAAGATGGTCGTCCAGCTCGGCTTGGCCGTGCCGCTGCACGCGGGGGCCTCCTCGAAGGCGTTCCTCGCGTTCCTCGACGAGGAGGAGCAGGCGGCGTACCTGGACGGTCCGCTCGCGGGGCTGACCGCGGCCACCGTGACCGACCCCCGGGCCCTGCGCCGAGAGCTGGACGAGATCCGCTCCCGGGGGTACGCGGCCAGCGCGGGAGAGCGGATGGAGGGGGCGGCTTCGGTGGCGGCGCCCGTCTTCGGGTTCGACGGACGCCCGGTCGCGGTGATCAGCGTGTGCGGCCCCGCCGAGCGGTTCGCCGGGACCGCCGAGCGCGCGGCCGGCCTCCTGCTGGACGCGACGACCCAGCTCTCCCACCAGCTCGGACACGTCCCTACCTGA
- a CDS encoding biliverdin-producing heme oxygenase — MSMVIDRIEELKAKIPTEVVNELADGPLSRVMRRQTWPDHARAEYSDFEQALVKGTLSKEGYLDLLVQVLPVYEALEARAEELRDDPVAGPIVIDELNRTTAIRADIDFYKQVTGTTELPEILEVTQEYVDRVRNSTPEQFVAHHYTRYLADLSGGVFIDRALTQAYGLEGTNGRAYYVFDEIEDANLFKDAYRGTLDQLPLDRDGKRRIMEEVLLAYEFNIEMVEQLGVKHLEPAATA, encoded by the coding sequence ATGTCCATGGTCATCGACCGCATAGAGGAACTGAAGGCGAAGATCCCCACGGAGGTCGTCAACGAGCTGGCCGACGGACCCCTCTCCCGCGTTATGCGCCGCCAGACCTGGCCGGACCACGCCCGGGCCGAGTACTCCGACTTCGAGCAGGCCCTCGTGAAGGGCACGCTCTCGAAGGAGGGCTACCTCGACCTGCTGGTACAGGTGCTGCCCGTGTACGAGGCGCTCGAGGCGCGCGCGGAGGAGCTGCGCGACGACCCGGTGGCCGGTCCGATCGTGATCGACGAGCTCAACCGGACCACCGCCATCCGAGCCGACATCGATTTCTACAAGCAGGTCACCGGCACGACCGAGCTCCCGGAGATCCTCGAGGTCACCCAGGAGTACGTGGACCGGGTCCGCAACTCGACGCCCGAGCAGTTCGTGGCGCACCACTACACGCGCTACCTGGCCGACCTGTCCGGGGGCGTCTTCATCGACCGCGCGCTGACGCAGGCGTACGGGCTCGAAGGGACGAACGGCCGCGCTTACTACGTCTTCGACGAGATCGAGGACGCCAACCTCTTCAAGGACGCCTACCGCGGCACCCTCGACCAGCTCCCGCTCGACAGGGACGGCAAGAGGCGGATCATGGAAGAGGTCCTGCTCGCGTACGAGTTCAACATCGAGATGGTGGAGCAGCTCGGGGTGAAGCACCTCGAGCCGGCTGCCACGGCGTAA